A segment of the Robbsia sp. KACC 23696 genome:
TCCGCCGGTACCCGGAACCCGGTCGACTTCGAAGGAAGCCGTGCCGCTGCTCTGACACGCGGCGCCGGCACCGACGCGGGTACGTCACGTCGATGCGCTCCCGGGGAGCTTGCCAAGGGCTCCCCGGCAAGCTGTGGATAATCCTGTGGAAAGGGTCGTGAAAACCCGAGTGGCGCGCGGTCCCTGACGCGTCGATAACGCGCCAAATCCTTACCCGACAATGGCATCGCTTCGCCAGCACACAAGGCTTGCAGCCGTTTTCCCTGTCTGATGTCCTATCGTCCCGCCATGACGGGCCAATGCGCTTCGGTGGGCACTGGATAACATCGGGATAAGTCACCCCCTCGACGGGGACAAGCTGCGGATAAGTGGCTGACAAGTGGTGGATAAATACCCCGCCCATCGCGCCTTGCGGCCGCAGCCAGAGCCAACGTTCGGCAGGCGGGAGACGGCCTCAAATCGGCCAGAGCGGTTCTTCGTCCATCAGCGCGACCTGCTCACGTAGCTCGAGGATGCGCTCCTCCCAATACCGCTGCGTATTGAACCAGGGAAACGCGGCGGGGAAGGCCGGATCGTCCCAGCGGCGTGCCAGCCAGGCGCTGTAGTGAATCAGGCGCAAGGTTCGTAGCGGTTCGATCAAATACAACGATCGCTGATCGAATTCGCAGAAATCCTCATAGCCCGCCAGCACATCGCCCAATGCGCGGCGCTGGCCGTCGCGATCGCCCGGCAGCAGCATCCAGAGATCCTGCACGGCCGGCCCCATGCGGCTATCGTCGAAATCGACGAAGTGCGGGCCGGCGTCGGTCCACAACACGTTGCCTGGATGGCAGTCGCCATGCAGGCGCAGCAGGGCGATATCGCCGGCTCGTTCATACCCGCGTGCAATGGCCGCCAGCGCGAGATCGACGATGGCGAAATAGGCCTCGCGCAGATTCTCCGGAACCACGCCACTGTCACGCAGATAATCGCGGGGCGCGGTGCCGTACGTCGGCAAATCGATCACGCCGCGTTCGGCGTAGGGCTTGCGGGCGCCCACCTGATGGATACGGCCGATGAAACGACCGAGCCATTCCAATGTGTCGGACTGCTCCAGTTCCGGCGGGCGGCCACCGCGACGCGGAAACACCGAGAAACGAAAGCCGTTATAGGTTGAGAGCGTCGTGCCGGCGGCATCGCCGAGCGGCAGCACCAAGGGAGCGACAGCCGGGATTTCCGCGTCGCCCAGTTCCTGGAGGAACGTATGCTCCTCCAGAATTGCCGCGTCGGACCAGCGATGGGGACGGTAGAACTTCACGATGACCGGCGGCGCATCGTCGATACCGACCTGGTACACGCGGTTTTCGAAACTGTTCAGCGTAAGAAGACGGCCGTCCACGCGCATGCCGGTCGATTCGATCGCATCGAGCACGAGGTCCGGGTTGAGCGTGGCGTAGGGCTTGCCCATCGACGGCGCTTCAGGCGTATCCGGCGGTTCCGGCACGTCGTCGATGTCGTTCCTGCCATTGGGGTCTTGCACGGTGATTCTCGAGAATAGGCCAGCGCGGGGCGTCACCCCGGAGGGCCCGCCCCGCGCATCGGCCTGTATGACGTCGCATGCGGTTGCACGCGACGCTTACTTTCAGTGCAAGGCGCCGCCCGCTGCGGCATCCGAGGTGAGTGCGGTCAACGGCAAGGCGTCGCCGGTGTCGATCAGGTCCGCGACAAAAAAAGGCTCGGTGTTCAGTTCGCGCGATGCCCCCGGCATCCCCGCGTACCACGTCACCATCGCCATGTCGCCAATCACGCGCTTGATGATGCCCAAGGCGCCGGAGGGAACCGCGATATGGTTGGATCGCACAATGGTACCGATCTTCATCGAGGCTTCTCCCAAAAAGACGGATAGGGAATCCGTCTTGCTAATAATAAGGCCAGCACGAACCGCCGGTCCTGCTGCAACCGTTTTTCATTATACGGAACGGCGGAGCACACCCAAAACGTTGATGCCGCGCGGCAACGCTCGCGTGCGCCCCGGTCGGGCTGCGTTCCGCGCGACGATACGGACGCGGCAGGCAAAAAAAAACCCGCCTGCGGCGGGTGGAATCCATATCAGGAGGAGACATGGAGGAGACGCTTTTAATGTAGTGCTACCAAAACAGCGGCGCAATGGGATCGATAGAGGGTTAACTCTAAAAGGGTTGACCCGGAGGGAAATTGTCGGATTTTTCGCACGACAAAAGGCGCCTATGGCAATCGGTCGGGCAGGCGGGCGCAGGCGCGTTACAGGAGCGCACCGTGGGGCGGGATGGCACGGTGCCAGGGGCGCGCCTTGTACCGCGCAACGGTGGCGTCAGCGGCAGGTTCGCCAAGATGATAAAGTGCCCGATGAATCAGGGGTCCCGCAGGATGCTGCCATGCCGGGACGACCCGCTTACGGTTGTCACAGAATGAATAAGAGCACATCGGATTATTTGCAGCGGCTGGCCGTTTTGCAGGATGCGGCCCGCTCGGGGCTGCTCGCGAAAGGCGGACGCGGAATCGAAAAAGAAAGTCTGCGCGTGCGCAGCGACGGCAGCCTCGCGACGAGCGGGCATCCTGCCGCGCTGGGCGCCGCCCTGACGCATCCGGAACTGACGACCGACTATTCCGAGGCTTTACTGGAATTCATCACGCCGCCGGCTGCCGATCCGGCCGCCGCGTTGTCGCGCCTGCGGGTACTGCACGGCTTCGTGCATCGGCGCCTGGACGGGGAATACCTGTGGGATCTGTCGATGCCGGGCGTCTTGCCGCGCGACACGGAGATCCCGATCGCCGACTACGGTCATTCGAACCAGGGCCGTTTCAAGCACGTCTATCGGCAGGGGCTGGCCGTGCGCTACGGCCGCGCGATGCAATGCATCGCCGGCATCCACTACAACTTCTCGCTGCCGGATGCGTTGTGGGCACCGCTGGTCGGCCAGCGCGATGCCGACGTGCCGCCGCACGATACCCAGTCGGAAGGGTATATCCGATTGATGCGCAATTACCGTCGCTTCAGTTGGCTGCTGCTTTATCTGTTCGGCGCCTCGCCCACGCTGGACCGCAGTTTCTTCGCCGAACGCCTGGCGAAGCAAGCGCGGGCCGATAGCGATGCGCATCCGGGCGGCCTGGCACTGCTCGATGATCAGACGCTCTATTTGCCCTATGCCACCAGCCTGCGGATGAGCGATCTCGGGTATCACAACGACGCGATGCGCGAGCGTCGGCCGGATTTCGGTTCGCTGCCGCGCTATATCCGCGGCCTGGAAGAGGCGATCGCCGCACCGTACGCGCCATATGCCGCCATCGGTACGCATCAGGACGGCGAGTGGATCCAGCTCAACACCAATCTGCTGCAGATCGAGAACGAGCTGTACGCCACCGTCCGACCCAAACGCGTCAACCTGCCGGGCGAGCGCGTGACGCATGCCTTGACGCGTGCCGGTATCCAATACGTCGAGATCCGCTGCCTGGATCTGAATCCCTTCGATGCCATCGGTATCGATGAAACCACGGCCCGCTTCCTGGATGCCTTCCTGCTGATGTGCGCGCTGGAGGACAGCCCGGACGATGAAGCGCTGCAACGGGAAGCCGATGCGAATTTCCTCGCGGTCGCGCGCGATGGCCGCCGACCCGGCAAGCAATTGCAGCGCACCGGCGAGACCATTGGTCTCGATGCCTGGGCGAGCGCCTTGCTCGATCAGATCGGCATCACGGCCGGCCTGCTGGACGAGGCGGGACAGCACCGCGGCGGTGTATCGCATACCGATGCGCTGACGCGCCAGCGGCACCTGCTGAATACGCCGGCAGAACTGCCGTCGGCGCGCGTCCTGGAGGCGGTGCGCGCCGCGGGGAGTTATGCGGCGTTCGGGCTGCAGCAGAGCCGCGCGCATGCGGCCACGTTCACCGCCGCGCCGCTGGATCCGGAATGCACCGCCACGCTCGATGCGCTGGCCGTCTCGTCGTTTGCCGAGCAGCGGAAGATCGAGGCGGCCGACGATATCGATTTCGATACCTTCGTCAGCCGCTTCGGCAAGACCCTGAGTACGACGGACTGAGTGCAACGACCCTCCGCGCGCTCGCGTTAGGCGGAAAGAACGGCAGACGGGTATCGCCGTCCTCTCCGTCTAGGCACGCATCGTGTTATCTGATCCGGTGAGAAAACACCGATGCCGCGCGTCCCGCGTCGGCGTCACCGAGGAGGCACACGATGCACTACGAGCTCTACTATTGGCCGATGCTGCAGGGTCGCGGCGAATTTGTCCGTCTCGCATTGGAAGATGCCGGCGCCGATTACACCGATGTCGCGCGCGAAACGCATGGCATGGACAAGATGCAGGCGATCCTGGACACGACGGCACAGGCGGCCGCCAGCGACGTACCGCAACTGCCGTTCGCCCCGCCGTTTCTGAAAGCCGGCACGCAGATCCTCTCCCAGACGGCGAATATTCTGGCTTGGCTCGGACCACGCCTGAATCTGGCACCCGACGGCCACAGCGAGGCCGCGCTGGCGGAACGGGCCTTCATCAACGGCCTGCAATTGACAATCGCCGATGTCGTCGCCGAAGCGCACGACACGCATCACCCGATCGCCAGCAGTCTTTACTATGAAGATCAGAAGAAGGAGGCGAAGGCCCGCGCCGGCGACTTCATCGACAATCGCATCCCGAAGTTTCTCGGCTATTTCGAGCGCGTGATCACACGCGGTGCGGGCGCAGGCGGTTGGCTGACAGGCGACAAGGCGACTTATGCGGACTTGTCGCTGTTCCAGTTGATCGAAGGCTTGCACTACGCCTTTCCCCGCGGTCTGCAGGGTTTCAAGCAACACTATCCGGCATTGCAGACCTTGCACGGGCAGGTGGCGCAGCGCCCGCGCATCGCGGCCTATCTGGCCTCGCCGCGCCGCATCGCCTTCAACGAGGAAGGGATTTTCCGGCACTATCCGGAGCTGGATCGCCCGCCGCGATAACCGGCTCGCCATTCCGATCCACCGGGGCGGACAGGCCATCCCAGCCGCCGCCCAGCGCCTTGATCAGACCGGCGGCAGCCACCATGCGGCGACCCTCGACATCGACCAGACTACGGCGCGCCGACAACAGCGTCGCCTGGGCCGTCAACACGTCGAGGTATTGATTCGTGCCAGCCTTGTAGCCATTGGTCGAAATCGTCAGCGACTGCTGCGCCGACGACACGGCGTCACGCTGGATCGTGGCCTCGTTGGCGAGAATGCGCAGACTCGACAGGTTGTCCTCCACGTCCTGGAAGGCCGTCAATACCGCCGCGCGATAGGTGGCCGCCGCTTGGTCATAACTGGCCCGCGCCTCCGCGACCTTCGCCCGACGCAAGCCGCCGTCGAACAGGGTGGCCGCCAGCTGTGGGCCGATGGTCCAGACCCGTGCCGGTGCCGTCAGCCAATCGGAGAAGGCGCTGCTCGCAAAACCGCCCGAGGCGGACAGCGTCAGCGTCGGAAAATAGGCTGCCTGCGCGATGCCGATCTGCTCGTTCGCCGATGCCGCGCTACGCTCGGCCGCCGCGACATCGGGGCGGCGTTCCAGCAGCGAGGAGGGCAGTGTCAATGGAATCGTCGGTGGCTCGGCATGCAAAGGCGCCGCCGCCAGCGTGAACACCGACGCCGGTTCGCCCACCAGCACCGCGATCGCATGCTCGTATTGGGCGCGACTGACCTGGTTGTCGACCGCCGAAGCCTGCGCCGTCTGCAATTGCGTCTGTGCCTGCAGCACGTCCGAACGGGCGGCCACACCTTGCGCATAGCGGTTCTGCGTCAGCTTCAGATAATCCTGATAGCTGCTGACCGTCTCGTCGTATAAGGCTTGTGCCGCATCCAGCGCGCGCAGTTGAAAATAGTCCTCCGCCAGCGTGCCCTGAACGGACAACCGCGCATTGGCAAGATTGGCTTGCGCACTCTGGGCACTGGCGCGTTCGGACGTCACGCTCCGGCGCACACTGCCCCAGAGATCGGGCTCCCACGACGCCTGCGCCTCGGCCGAATAGCTATTGCCGATGCTGGAGCGACCGGTCGACGAAGCGTTGCGGCCGGTCCCGGAGCGCGTTGCGCTACCGGTGGCACCCAGCGTCGGGAAATAGCTGCTGCGCGCCTGATCGATCAAAGCCGTGGCCTGACGATAGGCGGCCTCGTACTGCGCGATCGACTGATTCGCTTGGTTCGCCTTTTCGATCAGGCCATTCAGCGTCGGATCGCCGAACACTTCCCACCACGCACCGCGCGGATCGTGGTCGGACGGTTGCGCGACTTTCCATCCCGGCGGCGCCTCCTTGAAAGCGGCCGGCACCGCCGTCGTCGGTGTCTTGTAATTCGGCCCGACGACGCAGCCAGCCAATGCACCCGCCATGACCAATGCGGCGCTCAGCGCCAGCAATGACGACGTTGGTCCGCGGACATCCTTTCTCATAGCCCTTTCCTTCGCATTTCGCTCCACCCTTCATTATCGCCGCATCCGCGAAATGAAGGAGCCGTTCACCGGCAATCGTGCATTTCGAACGATTTCAGGGAAAACGCAGTGCCACGGTATTCGCGTCCACGCGTGGTCCGAGCAAGGACAATAGCCCGGACAGATTGGCCTTGGCCTCGTCGCCGCTGCGCGCCTGCCCGCTGAATTGAAAGCCGGCGGCATTGCCATCGCCACTGCCGCTCAGGAACAGGGGGCCTTTTTCCGTGGACAGTTGCAGCGCGATGCCGGCACCGTTCGCCCGGATGATCGCCCGATAGCTGCCGAGCGGACGAACGCGTGACACGCTGGAGGACATATCGGCCAGCATCACCGTCAGTTGTCCGTAGGCGCCGCTGCGCAGCAAATGCCATTCGGTCCATTCCAGACGCGTATCGCCCTGCAGATCGAGCGTGTTGAACGGCGCACCGAGCCCGCTGAGCAAGCTCGCCGGCACGGCGATGCCGCCCGCGCTCACCGTCGCCCCGTTCAGGCCCGCGACCACGCGCACTTTCTCCGACAAGGGCCGATCCTCGCGCACGTCGAGACGGACTTCACCGGTAAACAAGGGCCAGAACGCGGCCTGCCAGAGGATCCGATAGGGCAGACGTGCCGCCATCAGCATCGGCGCGCCGCTGCGGCCATCCGTCGATGGGAGCGACGGGTCCGGCTGTCC
Coding sequences within it:
- a CDS encoding glutathione S-transferase, which codes for MHYELYYWPMLQGRGEFVRLALEDAGADYTDVARETHGMDKMQAILDTTAQAAASDVPQLPFAPPFLKAGTQILSQTANILAWLGPRLNLAPDGHSEAALAERAFINGLQLTIADVVAEAHDTHHPIASSLYYEDQKKEAKARAGDFIDNRIPKFLGYFERVITRGAGAGGWLTGDKATYADLSLFQLIEGLHYAFPRGLQGFKQHYPALQTLHGQVAQRPRIAAYLASPRRIAFNEEGIFRHYPELDRPPR
- a CDS encoding efflux transporter outer membrane subunit, which encodes MRKDVRGPTSSLLALSAALVMAGALAGCVVGPNYKTPTTAVPAAFKEAPPGWKVAQPSDHDPRGAWWEVFGDPTLNGLIEKANQANQSIAQYEAAYRQATALIDQARSSYFPTLGATGSATRSGTGRNASSTGRSSIGNSYSAEAQASWEPDLWGSVRRSVTSERASAQSAQANLANARLSVQGTLAEDYFQLRALDAAQALYDETVSSYQDYLKLTQNRYAQGVAARSDVLQAQTQLQTAQASAVDNQVSRAQYEHAIAVLVGEPASVFTLAAAPLHAEPPTIPLTLPSSLLERRPDVAAAERSAASANEQIGIAQAAYFPTLTLSASGGFASSAFSDWLTAPARVWTIGPQLAATLFDGGLRRAKVAEARASYDQAAATYRAAVLTAFQDVEDNLSSLRILANEATIQRDAVSSAQQSLTISTNGYKAGTNQYLDVLTAQATLLSARRSLVDVEGRRMVAAAGLIKALGGGWDGLSAPVDRNGEPVIAAGDPAPDSAGKSLPR
- the gspN gene encoding type II secretion system protein N, with protein sequence MALVAVLAVLLTIGILLPAAWVAPLATRYTQGRLELVDVTGSLWQGSAFLVLAPGGQPDPSLPSTDGRSGAPMLMAARLPYRILWQAAFWPLFTGEVRLDVREDRPLSEKVRVVAGLNGATVSAGGIAVPASLLSGLGAPFNTLDLQGDTRLEWTEWHLLRSGAYGQLTVMLADMSSSVSRVRPLGSYRAIIRANGAGIALQLSTEKGPLFLSGSGDGNAAGFQFSGQARSGDEAKANLSGLLSLLGPRVDANTVALRFP
- a CDS encoding serine/threonine protein kinase, coding for MGKPYATLNPDLVLDAIESTGMRVDGRLLTLNSFENRVYQVGIDDAPPVIVKFYRPHRWSDAAILEEHTFLQELGDAEIPAVAPLVLPLGDAAGTTLSTYNGFRFSVFPRRGGRPPELEQSDTLEWLGRFIGRIHQVGARKPYAERGVIDLPTYGTAPRDYLRDSGVVPENLREAYFAIVDLALAAIARGYERAGDIALLRLHGDCHPGNVLWTDAGPHFVDFDDSRMGPAVQDLWMLLPGDRDGQRRALGDVLAGYEDFCEFDQRSLYLIEPLRTLRLIHYSAWLARRWDDPAFPAAFPWFNTQRYWEERILELREQVALMDEEPLWPI
- the gshA gene encoding glutamate--cysteine ligase gives rise to the protein MNKSTSDYLQRLAVLQDAARSGLLAKGGRGIEKESLRVRSDGSLATSGHPAALGAALTHPELTTDYSEALLEFITPPAADPAAALSRLRVLHGFVHRRLDGEYLWDLSMPGVLPRDTEIPIADYGHSNQGRFKHVYRQGLAVRYGRAMQCIAGIHYNFSLPDALWAPLVGQRDADVPPHDTQSEGYIRLMRNYRRFSWLLLYLFGASPTLDRSFFAERLAKQARADSDAHPGGLALLDDQTLYLPYATSLRMSDLGYHNDAMRERRPDFGSLPRYIRGLEEAIAAPYAPYAAIGTHQDGEWIQLNTNLLQIENELYATVRPKRVNLPGERVTHALTRAGIQYVEIRCLDLNPFDAIGIDETTARFLDAFLLMCALEDSPDDEALQREADANFLAVARDGRRPGKQLQRTGETIGLDAWASALLDQIGITAGLLDEAGQHRGGVSHTDALTRQRHLLNTPAELPSARVLEAVRAAGSYAAFGLQQSRAHAATFTAAPLDPECTATLDALAVSSFAEQRKIEAADDIDFDTFVSRFGKTLSTTD